Part of the Pseudomonadota bacterium genome, CGGTGGCGATCGTCGAGGATGTCGTGACCAGCGGCGGTTCCCTGCTCAAGGCGGTGGAGCGGGCCCGGGCGCATAATCTGAACGTGGTCATGACCCTGACGATGGTTGATCGACTTGAAGGCGGGGCGGAACTGCTCGCCCAGGCTGGTCTCAAACTGGAATCGCTGTTTACTCTTGACGATCTGCGCGGCGCCGGAAAGTAATCACGGCCGGGCGGTAATCGCGGACAGGGCTGCTTATGATCCGGAATCGGGTAGTGATCGTGGATGATGAAAGGGCGGTTCGTGACCTTCTGGAGCGCATCGTCCTGCGCGAAAATCTGGTTCCCGACAGTTACGGCGACGGCCGGGAGGCTTTTGAGGCCCTGCGCGCCCGGCACGATGATGTCCTGCTCGTGATCACCGATATCAAGATGCCCCGTCTTGACGGTCTGGAATTCATGCGCCTGGCGAGTCAGGACTTTCCCGACACCCCTTTTATCGTGACCTCGGGCCACGGCACCAAAAAAGAGATCCTTCAGGCTCTGAAGCAGGGGGCCATGGATTTTTTTGAAAAACCTTTCGGGATCAGGGAGCTCAGTTCATCGATCGGCAAGGTGCGCTTGCTGGCCGACGCGGGGCGAAAGGCGGAACAGCTGTATGGCTACCTGGTTAGAAAGACCCTGCTTTTTGAAATTACCAATGATATCGATCTGGTTCAGCCCCTGATTCGGGTTCT contains:
- a CDS encoding response regulator, producing the protein MIRNRVVIVDDERAVRDLLERIVLRENLVPDSYGDGREAFEALRARHDDVLLVITDIKMPRLDGLEFMRLASQDFPDTPFIVTSGHGTKKEILQALKQGAMDFFEKPFGIRELSSSIGKVRLLADAGRKAEQLYGYLVRKTLLFEITNDIDLVQPLIRVLIDEAKLACRIPRNQLPGIRMGLHELIVNAIEHGNLELESELKQRADYLVFLKQRAGEPRFSGRRVTIEVGIDAESFACVIRDQGPGFDWRCLPDPRNPENLFKPHGRGIILAGNFFDEFNYNEAGNQVTVQKSFPL